Part of the Ochrobactrum sp. Marseille-Q0166 genome is shown below.
CGGGGCAGGGAATACTGATCCCGGCGGGAATGGTGCATACGCCGCTGGCAACGACGGATACGGAGACGAGTTGCACCAATCTCTATGTCTCGACCGACCGCGTTGCCGCGTCGTTCAAGGTCTTCGATATATCGCGCGATCCAGTCAGCGCACACGGTGCCTTTTCCGATAATATTTTATGCTTCTTGAGCAACGTTCTGTCCGAGGCGTCTGTCCGACCGCCGTGGAACGCCATCAGCATCGCCCTTAGGACTGCCTTGACCAGCAGCGACAAGCGGATCGGAGAGATCGCCGCGGGCTTCGATCGCAGTCGAGCAGGTTTCAGTCGCCAAGTGACGCGCGAGCTAGGCCTTGCCCCTCATGCTTTCCGGCTGCTTTCACGACTAAACCATGCACGACAGTTACTCCGGGAAGGCCAGTCGATCGCAGCAGTGGCAACTGAGGCGGGATTTTCAGATCAAAGCCACATGACACGTTTGTTTCGCGGAACCTTCGGCACCACGCCCGGGCTCTACCGGCGCACCTGAGTGCGGTCACAAACGTTCCAGACAAGCCTGGGCGCCCGTACTATCCTTCACCTTCTGAGGGGTGAAGCATGGATTTCAATATTGTAATTTTGTTGTTTGCGGCCGGCATCGCGGGCGGCCTTATCAACGCCCTAGCCGGTGGCGCCACACTCATCACATTTCCGGCGATGTTGGCGGCGGGTCTGTCACCAATTGCCGCCAATGCCTCGAACGCGGTTGCCATTTCCCCGGGGCACCTTATCGCCGCTCTTGCGGATCGTGAAAAGTTGCCCGTCCTCAACAGACGGACGACATTATTCATCGCCGTTGCTGTCTTTGGAGGCGCGATCGGGGCTGTGCTGCTATTGGTCATCCCTGAGCGTCTTTTTATCCTTCCCGTACCGGGGCTGATTGCATTCGCAACCCTGCTGTTTGCTTTGGCACCACGTATTCAGAAGTGGGCTTCCAGTTCTTATGGAGATTTGCTTTCTACAGGATTGAACTCCACAGTCCTCGGGATGGCATGCATCTACGGCGGGTTCTTCGGCGCGGGCCTGGGCGTCATATTGTCGGCAGTCCTGTCAATTACGGAGCCGAACGACATTCGCGCGATGAAAGCCCTGAAGAATCTGCTTGCGACCTGCGTCGCGCTTGTAGCAACCGCTATTTTCATTTTTCAGGGCGCTGTACGCTGGCCGGAAACAATCATCATGCTCTTGGGCGCGATTCTCGGCGGATACGGCGGCGGTTATCTGATCCGTATTCTACCGGCGCGTTACGTCAGACTGTTCGTTATTGTAGTGGGCATCGCAATGACCATAATCTATGCCAACAAATATTGGCTTTGAGACGCAGGATTGGAGACCTGGTCCGCCGATCATCCGTTGCCTTCCTGCCGTTTTCAGTCTCTGATCAACCGTGCTACCGCCTCGCCTGCGCTCGTCATATAGCTTGCGTCCCGGTGGAGAAGCACGACGGCGAACGCCCCGTCAAGCAGCAGAATGATTTGGCGTGCGAGGCGACGTGCGGCTTCAGGTGATCGCACCTGTTCCAGTTCGAAGCACAGCCAGTCCTCTACACGCTTCTTGTGTGCACGTCCGGCGAGAATTGCCGGATGCCCGGGCAGATGAATGAGTTCTACAGATGTGCGAAGGAAGCCGCAGCCCTTCCATCTCGGATGGCTCGCAGACATGGCAAGTTTGTAGAAAATACCTTGCATCTTGTCTGCGATGTCACCCGGTGTTTCTGCAAACCACCGCTGGAAAAGCGTAAGGTTTGGCTGATCGCGTGTTTCCAGATAGGCCGCAATCAGATCGTCCTTGCTCCGGAAATGATAGTAGAGCGTCCTCTTGGTCAGTCCCGCCTTTGCTGCAACGGCGTCGACACTGACAGCGCGGATACCATCGGCGTGGAACAGCTTCCCCGCTGCATCGATAATTCGCTCCCGCGTCGGAATATCGTTTCTGCTCATGAGCAAAATGTATACTAACCAGTGAATATACACAATTGCCTTTTGGGAATAGCTTTCCGGTATGCGTGATACTCAAACTCACAAGAAGATCTCCGTGCGCCCGGTCGAGATTTCCGCTGGGGATGGCATACTGCTCGGCGGTCATCTGTGGCGCGATTGCGAGCGCGAAACGGTGGGAATTGTCATCATCAATTCCGCCACCGGGGTGCAGGCGCGCTACTACCATCGTTATGCCCGCTTCCTCGCAGGTTATGGCTTCACCGTGCTGACTTATGATTACCGCGGCATAGGTCTCTCGCGTCCAGAGCAGATGAGAGGATGCGCGTATCGTTGGCGGGATTGGGGTGAACTGGATTTCGAGGCCGCGATACAGTTTGTAAGGCGCGAGATCGGGGCGGACAGATTGTTTGTGGTCGGTCATAGCATCGGCGGTTTCCTGCCCGGTCTCGCCCCGAGTGGTCACCATATCAGCCGCATGCTGACGGTGGGAGCCCAATATGCCTGGTGGGGTGACTATGCGGCGGGTCAACGTCTGCGGCTGTTCTTCAAATGGCATGTGGTAATGCCAGTGCTGACATTAGCGTGCGGCTATTTTCCCGGTCGACGAATGGGTTGGTTAGAAGATCTTCCGGCGGGTGTTGCACATGAATGGAGCTTTCGAAGGTCCAGCTTCGAACGCAATCACCCGGTGGCTGAACGCGAGAGGGCGCTGGAGCGCATGGCGGCCATGACGGCGTCCATACTTGCCGTTACGATCTCCGATGACGAGTTGGGGACGCCCGCTGCCATCCGCCGCACACTTGATTATTACACCCATGCCGAGCGAACAGCGGTTTTGCTTCGGCCATCGGATTACGGCCGCGATGCGATCGGTCATTTCGGCCTGTTTCACGATAGCCATGCCGCCGGCTTCTGGCTCGATACGCTCATTTGGTTGCGCGACGGCCGTAATCCCTGGCCGGCCTTTATTATTGATTTATGATCGGAGGTCCTTCATGCATCGTCTCTATTATTCACCAGGAGCCTGCTCGCTTGCCGTTCACATCATCCTGCAGGAAATAGGCGAACCCTATGAGGCCGAAGTCCGTTCGGCGAGGAATGGGGAGGGGACAACCACGGCGGACTATCTGGCCCTCAATCCCAAGGGACGCGTTCCGGCCCTCACCGGTGTTGCGGGTGGTTCAGGCGGCGCACCCAACCTTCTGACGGAAGCAATCGCTATCCTTCTCTTTCTCGCTCGCAGCCATCCCGAGGCGAAACTGCTACCTGCCGATCCGGATGGCGAGGCGCGGTGTGTGGAATGGCTAAGCTGGATTTCTGTTGATCTCCATGGGATCGGCTATGGACAATTCTGGCGGCCGCACCGGTTCGTGCGAGATCCGGCGCTTCATGAGGCGGTCAGGGATAAGGGGCTGCAGAATATCCGCTCTGCCTATGATCATATCGATCTCATCTTGTCCGATAGACGCGACTGGGCCGTGCCTGGACAATACACGATAGTCGACGCGTATCTTCTTGTATTCTGGCTATGGGGCTATCGGATCGGCCTGGCCATGGACGCCGACTGGCCGGAATGGGCGCGTCTAATGTCAAAGGTTCTGGAACGCCCAGCGGTGAAACAGGCGCTCACTCAGGAGGGGCTTTCTTAAGAAGATCCGTCCTCATGCCTGACGATGGTGCGCGGGTTGATCCCGTGAGTATCGGGGAAATCATACTTTACGGCGGTAACGCGCCCTCGTTCGTGAGCTTGGCCAAGACGGATACGAGAAATCTGGTGCTAATCTGGTCGCGTTGCAGCACGTCCAACTACGAAAGCCCACGGCCACCCAATGAGGGTGGCCTCGCCTTACTTCTGCCCGCCACGATCTGAAACGCGGAGCGCTTCGCGCGCTTTGTCGTGATCGGCTGCGGCTGAAGCCTTGCCGATCCTTTAGGGGAAGCCAAGGAGCGTTGCCCCTTTCTCCCCTCAAACGCCGCCTGCACATGGCAGGGCCGCCCGCTTCTCAGGACGGCCCACATCTCTCACCGCCATCATATTCCGATTCCGTCCCGCTCGCCGCGCAGCCCGGCCATGCTCGCCGGCATTTGTCCCCTCCCATCCCCAGGGCTCGCGCCCCCCCGGGAGGCATGTCGGGGACATGCCTCCGGCATTTACGAGAGATAAGGATTGGAACAATGGCAAGGACTGCGAAGAAGACGAAGGCCGTCACTGTTGCGACGGCGGAAAATGCAGCGAAGGATGCGGAAATCCGCAGCGTCAGGGATGTGGCGGCGGAGGTGGTGGCGGCATTGCCCGCGCCGGAACCGGAACCCGCTATGACCGAACAAGCCGAAACCGTGGCGGCGGAACCCGCGAACGCCCCGGAACCGGAAACCATCGCGGAAGCCGCGACCGGCACGGAAATCTTCATTCCCCTCAACAAACTCAAGAAGTCGCCGCGCAATGCGCGGAAGACCCCGCACAGCCAAGAGCATATTGAAGCCCTTGCGGCCAGTATTGCCGCCAAAGGGCTTTTCCAGAACCTTGTGGTGGAACCGGAAGTCAATGAGGCTGGCGAAGCAACCGGCTTCTATTTCGTGACCATAGGAGAAGGCCGCAGGCTGGCGCAGCTTTTGCGCGTCAAGAGCAAGGAAATCAGAAAGACGGAACCTATCCGTTGCGTTCTGGACACCGCTAACGACCCGCAGGAAATCAGCCTTGACGAGAACGTGACGCGGGCGAACATGCACCCCGCCGACGAGTTCGAAGCCTTCCGCGAGCTTGCGGACAATCGTGGATGGGGAGCGGAGGAAATTGCCGCCCGTTTCGGCATTTCCGCCCATGT
Proteins encoded:
- a CDS encoding sulfite exporter TauE/SafE family protein; the protein is MDFNIVILLFAAGIAGGLINALAGGATLITFPAMLAAGLSPIAANASNAVAISPGHLIAALADREKLPVLNRRTTLFIAVAVFGGAIGAVLLLVIPERLFILPVPGLIAFATLLFALAPRIQKWASSSYGDLLSTGLNSTVLGMACIYGGFFGAGLGVILSAVLSITEPNDIRAMKALKNLLATCVALVATAIFIFQGAVRWPETIIMLLGAILGGYGGGYLIRILPARYVRLFVIVVGIAMTIIYANKYWL
- a CDS encoding TetR/AcrR family transcriptional regulator, whose translation is MSRNDIPTRERIIDAAGKLFHADGIRAVSVDAVAAKAGLTKRTLYYHFRSKDDLIAAYLETRDQPNLTLFQRWFAETPGDIADKMQGIFYKLAMSASHPRWKGCGFLRTSVELIHLPGHPAILAGRAHKKRVEDWLCFELEQVRSPEAARRLARQIILLLDGAFAVVLLHRDASYMTSAGEAVARLIRD
- a CDS encoding alpha/beta fold hydrolase; the encoded protein is MRDTQTHKKISVRPVEISAGDGILLGGHLWRDCERETVGIVIINSATGVQARYYHRYARFLAGYGFTVLTYDYRGIGLSRPEQMRGCAYRWRDWGELDFEAAIQFVRREIGADRLFVVGHSIGGFLPGLAPSGHHISRMLTVGAQYAWWGDYAAGQRLRLFFKWHVVMPVLTLACGYFPGRRMGWLEDLPAGVAHEWSFRRSSFERNHPVAERERALERMAAMTASILAVTISDDELGTPAAIRRTLDYYTHAERTAVLLRPSDYGRDAIGHFGLFHDSHAAGFWLDTLIWLRDGRNPWPAFIIDL
- a CDS encoding glutathione binding-like protein, with the translated sequence MHRLYYSPGACSLAVHIILQEIGEPYEAEVRSARNGEGTTTADYLALNPKGRVPALTGVAGGSGGAPNLLTEAIAILLFLARSHPEAKLLPADPDGEARCVEWLSWISVDLHGIGYGQFWRPHRFVRDPALHEAVRDKGLQNIRSAYDHIDLILSDRRDWAVPGQYTIVDAYLLVFWLWGYRIGLAMDADWPEWARLMSKVLERPAVKQALTQEGLS
- a CDS encoding helix-turn-helix transcriptional regulator: MNHDTSVGLLSFPKPFHSEAGRLWHYQPVNIPGVIETGCWYGAGSHGLKPHFHDEAQLTLVTSGFREFRIDDTTVCVTAGQGILIPAGMVHTPLATTDTETSCTNLYVSTDRVAASFKVFDISRDPVSAHGAFSDNILCFLSNVLSEASVRPPWNAISIALRTALTSSDKRIGEIAAGFDRSRAGFSRQVTRELGLAPHAFRLLSRLNHARQLLREGQSIAAVATEAGFSDQSHMTRLFRGTFGTTPGLYRRT